Proteins co-encoded in one Miscanthus floridulus cultivar M001 unplaced genomic scaffold, ASM1932011v1 os_1224, whole genome shotgun sequence genomic window:
- the LOC136533816 gene encoding CASP-like protein 1U3, which produces MYDEEKKESKCATAVSIAGRIAGMGLTVAAAVLMATASQCTVYAAYGARPRTVTYSDFPPFVYLVGAASIAAFLEAIAIFLVVWKKGKDKTAKVLMPLLGVAVPALLYSATGAAFAAVSDMSYCSANGRRVSVCAGSAAAGGIGGSNFCSQVHISVYLSLAAAVAVSVAEVVRGVGGSASCGDSDSDSSSSSESGACGHGCHHKH; this is translated from the coding sequence ATGTACGACGAGGAGAAGAAGGAATCCAAGTGTGCGACGGCGGTGAGCATCGCCGGCCGCATCGCGGGCATGGGCctgacggtggcggcggcggtgctgatGGCCACGGCGAGCCAGTGCACCGTGTACGCGGCTTATGGCGCGCGGCCGCGGACTGTCACCTACAGCGACTTCCCGCCCTTCGTCTACCTGGTGGGCGCCGCCTCCATTGCGGCGTTCCTAGAGGCCATCGCCATCTTCCTCGTCGTGTGGAAGAAGGGCAAGGACAAGACGGCCAAGGTGCTCATGCCGTTGCTGGGCGTCGCCGTGCCCGCGCTGCTCTACTCGGCGACCGGGGCCGCGTTCGCGGCGGTGTCCGACATGTCCTACTGCTCCGCCAACGGCAGGCGCGTCAGCGTCTGCGCcgggagcgccgccgccggcggtatCGGCGGCAGCAACTTCTGCAGCCAGGTGCATATCTCCGTCTACCTCTCGCTGGCCGCGGCCGTCGCCGTGTCCGTCGCCGAGGTGGTCAGGGGCGTCGGAGGCTCGGCGTCCTGTGGAGATTCGGACTCGGACTCCAGCTCCAGCTCTGAGTCCGGCGCTTGTGGCCATGGGTGCCATCACAAGCATTAG